TGAAAACAGGAATAGAAATATTACTGTTAAAATCAATACCAATTCAGACATTCACTCTATAGAAATAAAAAAAAATGATAATGAAATCTCATTAAATGAGCCTGATGCAAAGATTTTAGATCATTACATCTATTTAACATATGTTTCTTATAAAGAAGATAGATCTTTTTATTTTAACATAATCAAACTTGATTTATCTGGAAATATTGTTTGGAAAAAACGAATTGATAATTTTCACAACATAACTTGTGGGAATATGATAATAGACAACAATTCACTAATAATACCTATTGAATATCAATCCTCAGCAAATAAAAGAAATCAATCAATATTAAAATTGGATCATGATGGAAATATATTATTAACACAAGAAGTTATTTTTGATAAGGTCTTCAATAAAATAAAATCAATTGTTAAATTAAATGAAAACAGATTTGTAGTCTGTACATTTCACGAAGATACAACTGACACATATAGCAGATATATCGGTTTTTCTTATCTTGATAGTAATATGCAGATGATTAAAAAGAAGTACTATAGTTCTAAAGGACTGGAGTATAAATCTGCTCTTGTAGTAAATAATGATATTTATTATGCTGGAAGATTTAACTATGGAGTAGAAAATGGATATAGTATTGCAAAATTAGACTCAAATCTAGATACATTATGGACAAAGAATTATTATTATAGTGATTCTAATTATGACACTAGAGATCGATGTGTAGCAATTCATCAGTACGATTCTTTTATTTATATACTCGGTGCTGATAATTGTCGTTGGGGAAGTATCGGTCAAAATCTTGAATCTTGTAGCTTAAATCTTCAAAAATTTGATCTAAATGGCTCTTTATTATCAATTAATGAATTAGTCAGTGATATACCAATGTTTGGAATAGAGTTTATTAAAATTGAAGATTTTTTTTATATTATTGGATTTAAAGATAATGATCCAGAAAGTATTAATCCGTACGAGGGGTTTTTATTAAAAATAAGGGAAAATGAGCTCAAGTCAAAACCTAAAAAATTTGTGGAGAAAAAAATAAGAGGTTTAAGTATTAAAAATAGTTAACCTTGAAAAGAAGGGTTTATATGATAGCAAATATTAAAACCCTTCTTTTTACTCAATATAATTCTATCTACACCGTCCTTGAAAATTTGTTAGTTCCCAGCTCTAGGTATGGATCAAACTCCATCGCGATTATCCTAACTACCAAAAATCCTTTTGGTTTAACATTAAGGATATTATTTGAAAAAGTAATGAGCCCATCTCTTTCATAATTTTCCAGATTTTTGAAATCAGGGTTTAAAAAACTAATGAGAGAATCGCCAGTCATAGCATAATCTATTGCTATTCTATTGAAATCAACTTCACCACTACACATAATTTTCGTAATTATATCTCTAACAAGTTTCTCTTTATCTGATAATCTATAACCTCTTTCAATAGCAAACCCAGTATCCTTAATTAGTTTAATATATTCATTAACATTTTTATTGTTCTGAGTATAGCAATTATCAAGTTGTGAAATAGATGAAGTTCCAAAGGCATAAACCTGACCTGTTGTCTCTCTTGTACAATACCCTTGAAAATTTCTATGAAGCATATTATTGTTTACTGCCATTGCCAGAGAATCTGTTTCTTTAGCAAAATGATCCATTCCAATTGGAACATAACCATTAGAAGTTAAAGTATGAAATGAATCCAACAGCATTTTCATTTTTTGTTCTGCTATTGGAAGTCCAAACTTTTCCAAATCTTTTTGATGTGCTTTCACCCAAGGTACATGGGCATAGGAAAATGTGACAATTCTGTCGGGCGAAATCGTCAGTGCTTTTACTAAATTATCATGGTAGGAGTCTACACTTTGACCAGGAAGTCCATAGATTAAATCTAGATTATTCCCTGTAAACCCTACCTCCTTCAGCTTTGAAAACAGATCGTTTAGAGCTGATTTGGGTTTATCGCGATTTATTATATCAAGTACATTGTCATGAAAATCCTGTACTCCAATACTCATTCTGTTAAAACCAATGGATTTGTAAAAATCAATATCGTCCAAAGTTAAGTATGAAGGACTACACTCAATCGCAACTTCAGCTCTGCTTGAAATTTTAAACTTTTTTGCAACATAGTTCATAATCTTTTCAGCTAAAACTTTTGGAAGAGCATTGGGAGTTCCTCCACCCCAGTGAATTTGAGAAACAGGTCTTATTAAATCTATATAGGCGGAAACATTTTCAATTTCTTGGATCATGGTATCAGTATACTCTTCCATAAAGGATTTGCCTTTACCAATCACTGTATTACAACCGCAAAAACTACATCTCTTTGGACAAAAAGGGATATGCATGTAAAGTGAAATACTTTCTGGTTTCTGAATATTTGATTCTTTTAAATCCTCTACATAATCTTGACTTTTATAGTCAGTATGAAAAGATGTTGCTGGCGGATAACTAGTGTACCTTGGTCCTGATTTATCATATTTCTCTAAAAAACCACTATCAATATCTGAAAACATTATCTTTTCCAATCGTAACTTTTAACCTTATCTATTACATATTTAACATTTTCAAATGAAAGATCTGGTGTAAGACCATGCCCCAAATTGAAAATCCAATTTTGTTCTTTTTGACCAAATTCAAAATATTTTTCCATAATCCGGTCTAAAGATTCCTTATCTGATGCTAAAGCTCGAGGATCAAGATTACCTTGAATACCAACTTTAGGGTCAATATACTTTCTTACATTAAAAATTGAAGTTTGCCAATCAATTCCTAGAAAATCAGTCTCTTCCTTGCCAAATTTTGATATACACGAACCCAGACCCTTAGGAAAGTATATTGTTGGAACACCTTTCTCTCTTACAGCCTTAAGAACTCTTTTAACTTGTGGAGCAACCAATTCCATATAAAGATCTTGTGGAATTAAACCAGCGTGTGTTTCAAAAATCTGGAAAGCACTGATACCATGGTCGCATTGATTTTCAGCATAAAAAATAGTTAGATCAGTAACAGCTTCCATTAGCATTTCCATCTGTTTTGGATTATTGTACATAAATTTGATTGCATCGCTAAACATATGGTCTCTGCCAAAACCTTGTATCATATAGACAAGTGTTGTAAATGGCGATCCTGAAAAACCAATAAGTGGAATATTTTCTGGTTTGTTTTTGATTATCAGATCTATCGCATCGTAAACATGAGTCAATTGAGTAAAATCTGGGCTTAGAAATTTTACAGGTTCTTTCAAATTTTTTAAAGCTGTTTCAAAAACAGGGGCTGGATCAAATTTTAGCTTCATACCCATTGCTTCCGCAACAACCAGAATATCTGAAAATAGAATTAAGGCATCCACACCCAAATCCTCATAAGGAAGAAGAGTAACTTTACAGGCAAGTTCTGGAGTTCTCATCATATCATGAAAACCATGCTCTTCTCTTAATTTCATATATGACGGTAAAACTCTTCCTGCTTGTCTCATGAACCAAACAGGTGGTCTTTGAGTTTTTTTACCAGATAATGTATCAAAAAAAATCGAATTAGACATTATTTCCCTCCGATAACTTTTAAAGCTTTCAGACTTGCAGAAAGCATTTGATCCAAGTCTTCAAAAGTATGAGCATCTGAAATAAACATAGCTTCAAATTGTGAAGGAGCTAAGTAAATTCCAGCTTCAAGGGATAAATTGAAATATTGTTTGTAAATTTCTGTATTTGAAGTAGCACACTCATCGTAAGATTCAATCTTCTCAACATCAGAAAAGAACAATGTAAGCATAGAACCAACACGATTGATAATACCCTTAACTCCGGAAATTTCTAGATTTCTTTTCAAGCCATTTTCAACGTAAACGGCTTTTTCTTCAAGTTCATTGTAGAAATTATCCTTACTATCGATATAATTTAATAGTGCAAGACCTGCTGACATCGCAAGTGGATTTCCAGATAATGTTCCTGCCTGGTATACTGGACCCAATGGAGCAAGCATATTCATAATATCTTCTCTGCCACCAAAAGCACCCACAGGAAGACCACCACCTATAATTTTCCCAAGGGTTGTTAAATCAGGTTTAATACCAAAATATTTTTGAGCACTTCCGCCAGCCAGTCTAAATCCCGTAATAACTTCATCAAAAATTAGTAAAGCTCCATATTGATTTGTAACATCACGAAGCTGTTGTAAAAATTCTTTCTTAGGAGGAATCACCCCCATATTTCCAGCTACTGGCTCTACAATAATACAAGCAATGCTGTCTGCGTAAATATTAAATAATTCTTTAACACTTTCGATATTATTATATTCTGCAATTAAAGTATCTTTTGCAGTACCTTCTGTTACACCAGGACTATTGGGAAGACCTAAAGTAATAGCACCCGAACCGGCTTTAATCAAAAAACTATCAGCGTGTCCATGATAACAACCGGAAAATTTGATAATTTTACTTCTACCAGTGAATCCTCTTGCTAATCTTATAGCACTCATGGTAGCTTCAGTTCCAGAACTTACCATTCTTACTTTTTCTATGGAAGGAATAAATTTTTTAATTTTTTCTGCAAGAAAAGTTTCCTGAATTGTTGGTGCCCCATAACTTGTTCCAAGTTCTGCCTGTGCTTGAATTGCTTTGACAATTTCCGGGTGAGAGTGACCAACAAGTAAAGGTCCCCATGAAGCTACAAAATCAATGTATTCATTACCATCGATATCATAAACTTTTGATCCTTTTGCCTTTGCAAAATAAACAGGAGTAGTTCCTACACTTTTAAATGCCCTTACAGGAGAATTCACACCACCGGGTATTGATTTTTGTGCTCTTTCAAACTCAACTTCACTTTTTGTTCTTTCCATTATATGACCTCAAATTTAAATTTTAATGATTGCTTATATATTATAATTCCGATGTTAAGAATATGCAAAAAATACTATATAAAAAATGATAGATGTTGTATCATTTAAGTTTATATTTTAATTACAATCAGACAATGATTTACGGAAGGATATAAATTAAAATAAATCGTTGATAAAGAAACAGCACGATAATAATTATTTCAAAATTTCTAATCATTTAAACAATCAATGAGGTAAAAATGGCGACATCACAAGATTTTATAGAATTTGTTTACGATCAAATTGATAGTAAATGGAATAAACGGTATAGAAAAATGTTTGGAGAGTATATGGTTTACGTAAATGACAAGCCTGTATTACTAGTATGTGACAATACTGTGTTTGTTAAAAAGTTGGATTGTGTTAGTCCCTACATTAAAGATGGAAAGTGTGGACTCCCTTATACTGGAGCTAAGGAGCACTATATTGTTGATGTGGAAGATCGGGAAGCTCTGTCTAAAATTATCTTTGAGCTGGAAAAAATACTAAAAGTTCCGGTTAAAAAGAAAAAAAAAGTTTGATATGATCTCTATCTGCGATTAGCACTTCATATTGATTTTACAATCTTTTGAAAATTTAATTATCTTCCCATAGAAACTAAATGGATGTATGATTGAAAAATATGATCGAATTATTAGCTCCTGGTGGAGATTTAGAATCAATCAAAGCTGCAATATCAGCTGGAGCAGATGCAATATATTGTGGGCTCGATAAATTTAACGCTAGAAATAGAGCTGTGAATATAAGTTTTGAAGAGCTACAAGGAGTAATAAAATTAGCTCATTCAAATAATTGCAAAATTTATCTTACTTTGAATATCCTTTTTACTGATGCAGAGCTTCCATCACTTTTTAATTTGTTAAATGATCTTGCCAACACTAAAATAGATGGGTTAATTATTCAAGACCTTGGATTAGCATATATATTGAATCAATACTTTGATTTTTTCGAAGTTCATGCTTCTACCCAATTAACTACTCATAATGTAGGACAGATCAAATTCTTAAATAGGCTCAAGGTTGAACGTGTTAATCTATCAAGAGAATTGAATATTACAGAGATAGAAGAATTAGTATGTGCAGGAAATGATCTTGGAATAGGTACTGAAGTCTTTATTCATGGTTCATATTGTATTTCATTTTCAGGTTTATGCTATTTTAGCTCTTTTTTCAATGGCAGATCAGGAAATAGAGGTCGATGTAGCCAGCCTTGTAGAAATAGGTATAAAACTACGGCTGCAATGAAAAACTACCCTCTTAACTTAAAAGACAATTCAGCCTTTACAAATCTTAGAGAACTTGTAGAAATAGGTGTTTCTTCATTAAAAATTGAAGGTAGAATTAAAAAGTATGACTATGTTTATACTATAGTAGAAAGCTGGAGAAAGCATATTGATAATTATTATAAATCTGGTTCTATTGGAAAGGATGATAGTAAGCTATACAAAGTTTTTAACAGAGAATTTTCGAACGGTTTTCTTGTTGATAAGATTGATAAATTTATGTTCACAGAAAATCCCAGAGATAATTCTATCAAGCGTTTCTATAATATTAATAGTGATGAACTCCTAAATATTTATAATGAAAAAAATAAAATCTTAAGTGATGTTGAAGAAAAGATAAAAAAATTATCAATTTCGAAAATATATTTGAGAATAAAAGTTTATGGAAAAAATAAAAGTAAGTTGATCGTTAAGGTCATTACACCAACTAATTCATTTTTTGTGTATTCAAATGAAAAACTGACTGACATATCAAGATCAAATCAGGTTTCAAACATGGATGCTTTAAGAGGAAGATTAAACGGCTTAGATAATGACGAATATCAATTGAAAGAATATGATACCGTAAATTTGAAAGCAGATCTTTTCATACCATTTCAAGAACTTTCACAAATAAAACAAAAAATTATTTTTAAATTAAACAACTCTTTGCAACCAATAGCTCCTGTAAGATTTCCAAAAATTGAACAAAGTAAAAAAATTATTACTACTCCTAAACTGTCCATAATAGTATCAAGCTATGACGATGCCATTTTGGGTAAAGCTAAAGAGATCGAGGTTATATTTTCAATCCCAAATTGTTTAACATGCGAATATGATAAATTATTGAATTTATTTGATGAACATTCAGATCTTATTCCACTTTTTCCATCAATTCTAATTGGGAGAGATTATTTTTTAGCAGTAAAACTATTAAATTCAATTAAATTCAAAAAAATCATTACAAATAATCTTGGAATAGCTATGGAAGCTTATCTTTCAGATATCAACTGGATAGGTGGTCCCAATTTAAATTTAACAAATTCGTTCTCCCTCAAATGTATAAAAGAGTTATACAGTTGCTCCGGAGCTTACATATCCAATGAATTGGGCATTAAACAGCTAAAAAGAATTAACCCTCCAGACAATTTCCAGTTGAATTATCTTATTTATGGTCCAATTCTGTTGATGACGAGTAGACAATGTTTTTTTCATCAGATAACAGGATGTGAAAAAGTAGAATTAAGTAAAGAATGTGTAGAGTATTGTAAAAAATCAGCTTTACTTTCAACTAATAACAGTATTGACCTCCTTGTTTTAAAAGAAGAAAACAATTTTAATTCTATCTACAGTTCTCATTATCTTTTTAATCCGGATATTATTAAGGATTTAAATGGAGTTTTTTCTGGTTTTACCATAGATTTAAGGGATATTGAAACATCTGTTAAGACTACAGTTTGTAAGGGTGATTTGATAGATCTTTTTTGTGCCTTAGTAAACTACGTAAGTGTGGATAAAGAAGTTAAAGATTTAGCTTCATTTACAACAAACGTACAATATTTCAGAGGAATTTAATAAAAATCAAAAAGCTTAAAAGACCTTGTTTTCTGCGATAAATCAAAGAATATCATGACTCTGTGACAAATTCTTTTTACACCAAGAAAAAAGGGGGTAAGAAATCCCCCCTAATTAAAAAAATAATATTATCTAACTACACCGAATACAGCAACTTCACGGATTTCGTCTTCAATTCTCAGCAATTGATTGTATTTTGCAATTCTGTCAGTTCTTGAAGCAGAACCAGTTTTAATTTGACCTGAGTTTACAGCTACAGCTAAATCTGCAATGAAAGTATCTTCACTTTCGCCAGATCTGTGCGATATCACTGCAGTGTAACCAGCTCTGTAAGCCATCTCAATAGACTCCAAAGTTTCGGTTACAGTACCAATTTGATTTAGTTTAATAAGAATTGAGTTAGCAACTTTTTTCTCAATACCCATTTTTAATCTATCAATATTGGTAACAAACAGATCGTCACCAACAAGTTGAATTTTTCCACCAAGTTTTTCTGTAATGATTGACCAACCTTCCCAATCATCCTCTGCCATACCATCTTCAATTGAGAATATAGGATATTTAGCTACAAGTTTTTCATAATAATCAACCATCTGTCTTGAAGTAAGCTTTTTACCTTCTGAATCAAGCATATATTTACCAGTTTTTTTGTCATAAAACTCACTTGAAGCAGGATCAAGAGTTATCACAATATCCTTACCAGGAGAATAACCAGCTTTTTCAATAGCTTCAACTATCAATTCTAGGGCTTCTTCATTAGATTTTAGATCTGGAGCAAAACCACCTTCGTCACCAACTGCAGTATTATATTTTTTTGCTTTCAAAACAGCCTTAAGATTGTGAAAAACTTCGGCACCCATTCTCAACGCCTGAGAGAATGATTCAGCACCAACTGGCATCACCATAAATTCTTGAAAATCAACATTATTATCGGCGTGGGAACCACCATTCAATATGTTCATCATTGGAGCAGGTAATCTTTTTGAGTTTACACCACCAAGATATTGGTATAGAGGTAAGCCTTTACTTTGAGCAGCAGCTCTAGCAACTGCAAGAGAAACACCAAGAATAGCATTGGCACCAAGTTTTGCTTTGTTTTTTGTTCCATCTAATTCAATCATAGTCTTATCGATAAGTGTTTGTTCTGTTGCGTACATACCAATAATTTCTGGAGCAATTATCTCATTCACATTTTGAACAGCCTTAAGAACACCTTTTCCCATAAATCTGCTTGCATCACCATCTCTTAATTCATGAGCTTCATGTTCTCCAGTGGAAGCACCAGACGGCACAATAGCTCTTCCAATTGTTCCATCCTCAAGAGTTACTTCCACTTCAACTGTAGGATTACCCCTGCTATCCAATACTTCTCTTGCGTACACATCTAAAATTTCCGGCATAATACCTCCTGTTTTACCACTTATATTCTCTATTGTACTTGTCCTTTAGAGTTAAAACTTCTCTTCCCAAGTCATTTGATTTTTTGTTTATATTTGAGAAAAAATCCCATTCTGCAACAGTAAAAACACCAAATCTAAAATAGTTTATTGGTTTTTTTATAATTTTTGATGATAGGGTTTTTCTTATATCTTTACTCGTCTGCACTGGTAATGCACGATCAACAAACAGCACTCCTATAAAAAAAACAAAAAGAGATGTATATAAAAAACCTCTTATTCCTCCCAAAAATAATCCCATTGTCTTATCTGCTGAGCTTTTCGGCTCTCCGGGAAGCTTACTAATTTTATCAAGTAAAATTGAAATAGTAATAACTAAAATTAAGTAAACTAAAATTAAAGAAATAGGGAATACAAAGGACTCATTTATAAATCGCAGAAGGAACTTTGTCATCATAGGTTCAAAAAGAGGTATAAACAGAAAACTCAGAAAATTCTTTTCAAAATAAAATTTAGTTCCAACTATTCCATTTCTATAACCAACAGTACCAAAAGAAACAACAGTTAGAAGAATTGCAATATTTAGCAAAGCACCCATAATTACCTCAAAATTTTCTTTCTTAAAATTTGTGCTCGTATAGCATCCGCTTCCTTCGAGGATAGTTCCCTACCTTCAATCGCTGACAGCGAGTACTTTGTCAAATCCTCAATCAGAGTGTTGATCTTACCTGTCTTTACCTTTTCAGAGCGTGAGTTATCTTTCAAAATAAGAAGTTTATAGTAGATTTCAAATAATGATTTAATGTTTACATATTTTAGATTGCAAAAAAGAGAAATCTTATCCTCAATATTTTCTAAAAAGCCGACTTTGCTTAACAAAACCATTTTACTTTCATCTTCAAGCTCTTTTACTGACTGTATAAGTTTCTTATGAAGTTCCTTTATATCTTTTTCATCCATGGTAAGACACTCTTTATTGCCAATTACAAGCATATCCTCCAAATCACTACCAAAATCATTATATTGAGCATATACAAATCCGTTTAGAGATAAAAAATTTGTCAATTTTGTAATTCTTTGAAGTTCTCTAAGATAAGGTACAGTGAATATTGAAAAAAATTTTACGCCAAACCCCACATAAGATAAATCCGAAGATAAAAGTCCAAGCTTCTCATCACGAGCAAACTCATCATCATTAAAAAATTGGATAAAATTAGACGCTTTATTATAATTTTTATTTAAAGAGCTATTATCTGAAAATGCAATTATTGAAAGATGATTTATATGATTTAAAAGAATAAAAACCTCTTTAGAACTGTGAATAAGAAGTTTCACTTTGGTTCTCTCTGCACCACTTAATTGAGGAACAATTTTTCTCTCAACTAAAATTTGATACTTAATTTCATCTATCTTATCAAGTTCATAAAAATAAAGTTCATTATTATTTATCAAATCAGAGAAAGCTGATAATATCTTATTCTCGACAGCCTTTCTCATCGTTTTGGAAATCTTCTCTGGAAAGTTTAATTGCTTAAAATTCCGGACGATTCTAACCGCAGAATATAGATATCCATCTTTACTGTTTTTTAGCCATTTTGATTTTTCACTAATCAATTCTTCAAGAAAAAAAGATTCACTCATTATTGAATCCCTTCGTATGATAATACCAGATTTTTTAATTTATCGGTAATCCTCTTTGGTTTTGAGTATGACTCATCCGTTTTTACTAGTAAAGTATAACCATCAGTAATCAATTCATCCCTTAAAAAAATATTGTACTCTACTTTCCAACTACTTTTCCCAATACTCACCGTTCTTACATAAACTTTAATTGAATCATTAAATTTAGCAGGTTTTAAATATCTACAAAAATTTTCTCTCACAACTATGAAATAATCCTCTCCAAGAGTCTCCAAATTATAATCCAATCCCAAGTTTGATAGATATGCGGTACGACCTCTTTCAAAATACTTCAAATAATTACTATTATGTACAATTCCAGCCATATCACATTCATCAAAATGAACTTTTAGTTCTGTAAAAAATTTAAAACTCATTGAAAATCCTTTAAGGTTTAGTTAAGGACGTCTTTCCTGATAATTTATTTTTGATACCCACATGAGTATCATTTTTATCAACCACATCAACTTCAACTTTTTTAAAGCTACCATTGTCTTTCAAATAAACATAATGAAGAGAATCCTCTGTAAAAACCGATTCTATGGGAATGATGTTTAGATCATCATATTCAGCCAAAAAAATTTCACATCTTGCACTCATACCAGGACGCAATTTATCATCAACTTCTAAAATCTTAACCACTACATCAAAAACTTTTGTATCATTTCCGTTTTCACCATCTCTTGCCAATCTGGATATGGATACAATTTCTCCCTTATATTCAGAATCTTTAAAAGCATCTAAATAAACTAAAACCTTCATCCCAACTTTAACTCTTGAAATATCAACTTCGTTTATATAAGTATCTACTTCAATCTCACTTAAATCGGGCAATTCAACAATCCCCTGACCTCGCCAAGGAGTATCCCCTATCTGAATCTTACCAAATTTTCCATTTTTCCAAACTTTTGCATAAACAACCAAACCATCTTCGGGAGCTAAAATTTTTAATCTATCAATGTCTTTTTGCATCATCTCCAGTTCCATTTCAACTTTTCGATACTTGGACATCAAAGTGGTTCTTTCGGTAGCATTAATCACTTTCTGTAATTTTAGCTTTTCCTTATTTTCAACGTAATTGTTGTTTGTAATCTTGAATTGAAGTTCTTTCTCTTCCTGTACAGATTTTGATTCAAACTCTATTCTTTTCATAGCCATTTTTTCTAATTCAAATCTGTATTCTGCGTTCTCCAGACTCAACTCCATCTGCTTTATCTGAAATTCATGATTCGCATTAGACTTTTCTAGCTCAGCTTTTAGACCAGATAATTCAGTCTCTTTAGACTCTAGATTTTTAAGTAGGTCTTCAGGATCTAAAGTTAGAAGGTAGTCGTTTTTCTTTACAATCGTACCTTCTGGAACCATATCCATAATTTTACCATAACCTCTAATATTTGGCGATTCAACTATTGTTGATTTTTTTGCTCTAACTTCACCAGATTGAGAAATTATAACGGCAAATTTGCCATTCTCAATATCTGCTACAGGAATTTCGCTTGTTTCCCTCGAGCAATTGAGAAATATCAGAACTATCAAACAAAAATAAAAAATACGCATCGATCCATCCCCGTTTAACTGCTTAAATGAAATAAAAAAACAAGGCTAATGCAAGTTATCTTTTCCATTGAGATTAATTTTTTTTAACTCTTCAAAAAGATTAAAAAATTCTAATTTTACTATATCAGGCGAAATATCTCTAATGCATTCATACTTATTAGTATTTTTGCAAA
The Candidatus Delongbacteria bacterium genome window above contains:
- the hemN gene encoding oxygen-independent coproporphyrinogen III oxidase, yielding MFSDIDSGFLEKYDKSGPRYTSYPPATSFHTDYKSQDYVEDLKESNIQKPESISLYMHIPFCPKRCSFCGCNTVIGKGKSFMEEYTDTMIQEIENVSAYIDLIRPVSQIHWGGGTPNALPKVLAEKIMNYVAKKFKISSRAEVAIECSPSYLTLDDIDFYKSIGFNRMSIGVQDFHDNVLDIINRDKPKSALNDLFSKLKEVGFTGNNLDLIYGLPGQSVDSYHDNLVKALTISPDRIVTFSYAHVPWVKAHQKDLEKFGLPIAEQKMKMLLDSFHTLTSNGYVPIGMDHFAKETDSLAMAVNNNMLHRNFQGYCTRETTGQVYAFGTSSISQLDNCYTQNNKNVNEYIKLIKDTGFAIERGYRLSDKEKLVRDIITKIMCSGEVDFNRIAIDYAMTGDSLISFLNPDFKNLENYERDGLITFSNNILNVKPKGFLVVRIIAMEFDPYLELGTNKFSRTV
- the hemE gene encoding uroporphyrinogen decarboxylase; its protein translation is MSNSIFFDTLSGKKTQRPPVWFMRQAGRVLPSYMKLREEHGFHDMMRTPELACKVTLLPYEDLGVDALILFSDILVVAEAMGMKLKFDPAPVFETALKNLKEPVKFLSPDFTQLTHVYDAIDLIIKNKPENIPLIGFSGSPFTTLVYMIQGFGRDHMFSDAIKFMYNNPKQMEMLMEAVTDLTIFYAENQCDHGISAFQIFETHAGLIPQDLYMELVAPQVKRVLKAVREKGVPTIYFPKGLGSCISKFGKEETDFLGIDWQTSIFNVRKYIDPKVGIQGNLDPRALASDKESLDRIMEKYFEFGQKEQNWIFNLGHGLTPDLSFENVKYVIDKVKSYDWKR
- the hemL gene encoding glutamate-1-semialdehyde 2,1-aminomutase, producing MERTKSEVEFERAQKSIPGGVNSPVRAFKSVGTTPVYFAKAKGSKVYDIDGNEYIDFVASWGPLLVGHSHPEIVKAIQAQAELGTSYGAPTIQETFLAEKIKKFIPSIEKVRMVSSGTEATMSAIRLARGFTGRSKIIKFSGCYHGHADSFLIKAGSGAITLGLPNSPGVTEGTAKDTLIAEYNNIESVKELFNIYADSIACIIVEPVAGNMGVIPPKKEFLQQLRDVTNQYGALLIFDEVITGFRLAGGSAQKYFGIKPDLTTLGKIIGGGLPVGAFGGREDIMNMLAPLGPVYQAGTLSGNPLAMSAGLALLNYIDSKDNFYNELEEKAVYVENGLKRNLEISGVKGIINRVGSMLTLFFSDVEKIESYDECATSNTEIYKQYFNLSLEAGIYLAPSQFEAMFISDAHTFEDLDQMLSASLKALKVIGGK
- a CDS encoding transcriptional regulator, translating into MATSQDFIEFVYDQIDSKWNKRYRKMFGEYMVYVNDKPVLLVCDNTVFVKKLDCVSPYIKDGKCGLPYTGAKEHYIVDVEDREALSKIIFELEKILKVPVKKKKKV
- a CDS encoding U32 family peptidase — protein: MKNMIELLAPGGDLESIKAAISAGADAIYCGLDKFNARNRAVNISFEELQGVIKLAHSNNCKIYLTLNILFTDAELPSLFNLLNDLANTKIDGLIIQDLGLAYILNQYFDFFEVHASTQLTTHNVGQIKFLNRLKVERVNLSRELNITEIEELVCAGNDLGIGTEVFIHGSYCISFSGLCYFSSFFNGRSGNRGRCSQPCRNRYKTTAAMKNYPLNLKDNSAFTNLRELVEIGVSSLKIEGRIKKYDYVYTIVESWRKHIDNYYKSGSIGKDDSKLYKVFNREFSNGFLVDKIDKFMFTENPRDNSIKRFYNINSDELLNIYNEKNKILSDVEEKIKKLSISKIYLRIKVYGKNKSKLIVKVITPTNSFFVYSNEKLTDISRSNQVSNMDALRGRLNGLDNDEYQLKEYDTVNLKADLFIPFQELSQIKQKIIFKLNNSLQPIAPVRFPKIEQSKKIITTPKLSIIVSSYDDAILGKAKEIEVIFSIPNCLTCEYDKLLNLFDEHSDLIPLFPSILIGRDYFLAVKLLNSIKFKKIITNNLGIAMEAYLSDINWIGGPNLNLTNSFSLKCIKELYSCSGAYISNELGIKQLKRINPPDNFQLNYLIYGPILLMTSRQCFFHQITGCEKVELSKECVEYCKKSALLSTNNSIDLLVLKEENNFNSIYSSHYLFNPDIIKDLNGVFSGFTIDLRDIETSVKTTVCKGDLIDLFCALVNYVSVDKEVKDLASFTTNVQYFRGI
- the eno gene encoding phosphopyruvate hydratase, with the translated sequence MPEILDVYAREVLDSRGNPTVEVEVTLEDGTIGRAIVPSGASTGEHEAHELRDGDASRFMGKGVLKAVQNVNEIIAPEIIGMYATEQTLIDKTMIELDGTKNKAKLGANAILGVSLAVARAAAQSKGLPLYQYLGGVNSKRLPAPMMNILNGGSHADNNVDFQEFMVMPVGAESFSQALRMGAEVFHNLKAVLKAKKYNTAVGDEGGFAPDLKSNEEALELIVEAIEKAGYSPGKDIVITLDPASSEFYDKKTGKYMLDSEGKKLTSRQMVDYYEKLVAKYPIFSIEDGMAEDDWEGWSIITEKLGGKIQLVGDDLFVTNIDRLKMGIEKKVANSILIKLNQIGTVTETLESIEMAYRAGYTAVISHRSGESEDTFIADLAVAVNSGQIKTGSASRTDRIAKYNQLLRIEDEIREVAVFGVVR
- a CDS encoding CvpA family protein yields the protein MGALLNIAILLTVVSFGTVGYRNGIVGTKFYFEKNFLSFLFIPLFEPMMTKFLLRFINESFVFPISLILVYLILVITISILLDKISKLPGEPKSSADKTMGLFLGGIRGFLYTSLFVFFIGVLFVDRALPVQTSKDIRKTLSSKIIKKPINYFRFGVFTVAEWDFFSNINKKSNDLGREVLTLKDKYNREYKW
- a CDS encoding acyl-CoA thioesterase — its product is MSFKFFTELKVHFDECDMAGIVHNSNYLKYFERGRTAYLSNLGLDYNLETLGEDYFIVVRENFCRYLKPAKFNDSIKVYVRTVSIGKSSWKVEYNIFLRDELITDGYTLLVKTDESYSKPKRITDKLKNLVLSYEGIQ